The region CATGACGTTCATCGCGAATTTTCTTGGCTCGAGCAGGAAATGTTGGTCTGTTTTCCAGAATATAAGCTTCGCATGGCATTGTTTTATAGCTTTTACCGTTAATGCTTATTTCTACGCCAAATTGTAGTTTTTCAATAGCTTCCGGCGTAATTTGCCCATCAACCTGAACGTAGTATTCTTTTTCAATTTTATTCCCGTTTATTTTAGCGCTAAGCTTACCATTGGTGGTAAGAAAAAGCAAACCTTCAGAATCCTGGTCCAACCGGCCAATAGACATTGTGTCTACGGGAAAGTCGCCTAAATCTCCCAATAGTTTCTTTTTCTTCCGGGGGCGTTCATTGGTGATAAACTGACTTAAATAACCGTAAGGTTTATAGATTTTGAAATGACGGTGCACGGGAATAATTTTAACGTAAAACCAGTTTTTTAATCAGGTCTTTTCCCAATTCCCTGTTTAGCATGGTGATAATCTTTTCCTTACCGTAACTAAGCTCTTCTCTTAAAACCGAAGAACTTAACTGAACAAAGAGTGTTTCATTTTGAAGTTTAATGGCTGTAGTGTATTTTTCTATTGCAGGGCCCATTTCCCGATACCAAACATCCTTGACGCTAACTTTATCCAGACCGCTCTGAAGTTTGTTATGGTCTACAAATTCTTGTAAAACTTCGCTTAAACTTTGATTTTCACTATTTCTCTTCTTCATTTTCATCTAATAAGGAGGTGAATTTTGTATAATGATATATTTTACCATCCTGGTTTAACACGCTAAATTTATCTTCTTCAGCAGAAATTACGGTTTCTTTCCACTCATCAAAAGGTGTTGTATAATAAAGACGCAGACTATCATTTTCTATTCGTGCTGAAATTTCCTCTACATCTTCGGTGATTTTGTAACTGCCATCAAATTGTGGCTTTACTTTTTTACGAAAACCTTCTTCGCCATCAAATTCCATATAATCTACGGTGGCGTTTACCTTGTAATTAATTACTGAATCTTCTGTAATTTGCACACGGTCAATTTCCCAATAACCCGTAAGGTGTTCTAATTGTTCTTCAGGATTATTTTGCTGGCATCCTAAAAGTACGATTCCAAAGAGGAAAAAAAGAATTTTTTTATTCACAATTTAAAGATTTTGTAAGATTGATTACTGCTTTTTACCACAGCTTCTGTGCGCTCTGCATGCGTATCGCTGATAAATATTTGTCCCAGCTGATTTGTAGCTACCAAAGCTACAATATGTGCCACACGTTGTTCGTCTAATTTGTCAAAAATATCATCGAGCAGTAAAATTGGGTTTACTTTACTTATAGCTTTTATAAAATCAAATTGCGCCAATTTTAACGCAACCAAAAAAGATTTTTGTTGTCCCTGGGAACCAAATTTTTTAATGGGATGGCCTTCAATTTCAAAACTTAAATCATCTTTATGCGTGCCTACACTTGTATATTGCAAAGCCATATCCTTTTGAAGGTTTGCTTCCAGTAAGTTTTCTAAGTTGCTATCAAACAGCTGACTTTTGTAACTAATATCTACCTGCTCTTCGTTTTTGGTGATATCGGCATAACGTTTATTAAAAATAGGGATGAATTCTTCTAAAAAGGCTTTTCGCTTTTCGAAAATATATTGGCCAAGGTCACTAAGCTGAAGATTATAAACTTCTAAAGTATCACGATCAAAACTATGATTAGCTGCGAAATATTTCAGCAACGAATTACGCTGCGCATTTATTTTTCCGTATTGAATAAGCTTATTGAGATAAACATTATCGCTTTGTGAGATCACCCCGTCTATAAATTTACGCCGGGTTTCACTCCCTTCAATTATAAGGTCGCGATCGGCAGGAGAAATTATTACGGTGGGAATAAACCCAATATGTTCACTGAATTTCTCGTACGGTTTATTGTTCCTCTTTATAACCTTTTTTTGTCCGCGTTTCGCACTGACTAAGATATGCTCGTCTTTTTCTGATTTTTCAAAATGCCCTTCAACCACAAAAAATTCGGCTTCGTGATTTATATTCTGGCTGGTAATTGGGTTAAAATAACTTTTTCCAAAAGCCAGATGATAAATACTGTCTAAAACGTTGGTTTTACCAACGCCATTATTACCCACAAAACAATTTATTTTAGTGTCAAACTCGAAAGAAGCCGAATCCAGGTTTTTGTAATTAACTAAAGAGAGATGTTTTAAAAACATAAAATGCTGTTATTCAGCTTTTTGATATTTATATAAAAGAATTCTGAAAGTAAAGCGAATGACCCGAAAATATTAAAAAAATACAAATAATTTCCCTTTTAATTTTGAATAAAAATCATATTTTTGCCACGCATTAAACAGTTTTTATGGCAACTTACAAGAAAAAAGGATATAAACCATCTAATAAGGAAGAACAGCAACAACAGGTAGAAGACGAATCTACAACTGCTGAAGTATTTAACACTCTTGACGAAGGTGCTGGCAGGACCGAAACCTGGGTAGCAGAGAACCAAAAGTATATTTATATCATTGTGGCAGTAGCAATCGTAGCCGTTTTAGGTTACCTTGGTTACGAACGTTTTGTAAGTGAACCAAAACAGGAAGAAGCAGCTAATGAAATGGCACAGGCTCAAAATTATTTTGCTTCGGCTTTAAACGCAACTGGCGCTGAGCGCGATTCACTTTTTACCATGTCTTTAAATGGCGGGGAAGGTAAATACGGATTTATTGATATTATAGATAACTACGGAAGTACCGATGCAGCAAACCTTGCAACTTACAACGCTGGTTTTGCGTATTTAAATACCGGAAACTATCAGGAAGCGATCAATTACCTTGAAGACTTTAACAGTGATGATGAAGTTTTGGCAGCATTGGCTACCGGGGGAATTGGAGATGCTTTTATGCAATTAGAACAACCGGAAGAAGCTTTAGGTTATTATGAAAAAGCCGCTTCTATGCGATCTAATGAATTTACAACACCAAAATTTTTACTAAAAGCAGCAATTACCGCTTTAGAAGTAGGGCAACCCGCAGATGCTGAAGAACACCTTCAGAAAATAAAAGATGAGTATCCTGAAGCTCCTGAAGCTGAGCAGGTGCCAATCTATATGGGGCAGGCTCGTGCTGCAAAACAATAATTATGGCAACAGAAGGAAATAACCTTTCAGATTACGATAAAGACAAACTTCCCGATGCGAGTGATTTTCGCATCGGGATTGTTGTTTCAGAATGGAACGAGAAAATTACCGAAGGCCTCTATGAAGGAGCCTACAATGCGCTAATAGAAAATAAGGTGCAGCCAAAGAGAATTGTTAGGTGGAATGTTCCCGGCAGTTTTGAACTTATTTACGGTTGCAAAAAAATGCAGGAAAGCTTTGATATGCTCGATGCAATTATTGCCATTGGAAGTGTAATTGAAGGCGAAACAAAACATTTTGATTTTGTTTGTGAAGGAGTGACCCAGGGCATTAAAGATCTTAATGTGCAAAACGATACTCCAATTATCTTTTGTGTTTTAACCGATCAAAATATGCAACAGGCCATAGATAGAAGTGGTGGAAAACACGGTAATAAAGGTACTGAAGCTGCCATAGCAGCTATTAAAATGGCCAAACTACGCCAGGACGCCAGATATTAAACCTGTTTATAAATCGGCATTATTCTTGTTGATTTCTTTTTAAGCTCGTTAGCTTCGTTTTTTTGAAGCAATTTGAGTAAATTTGAACGACCACGAAAAATCAGCATATTTTGAAACTCAAAATTTATAAACCTAGAAAGAATGCCCGTTATAATTACACCCCACGTTATTATAAGGGTAAAGATGCGGGTAATATTTATAGTTTTGATTCTAAATTCAATAAATACAAAGAAACTACCAATGCCATAGATTTTGGCTCCCAGTGGGCTCAAGTTCGTGAATCCAGTAGAACTCGCGGTAACCGGGAGATCAATAAACGATTGCTTATAATTATCATGGTTCTGGTTCTTATTTTTCTATGGATAATAGACTTTGATCTGTCCATCTTTTCCAATCAACCTTAAATGACAGATATAATTCAACTTTTACCAGACCATGTAGCGAACCAGATTGCTGCCGGGGAAGTGGTACAACGCCCTGCCTCTGTGGTTAAAGAATTGGTTGAAAATGCTATTGATGCCGGTTCTGGCAATATCCAGGTGGTAATTAAAGATGCGGGTAAAACCCTTATTCAGGTTGTGGACGACGGGAAAGGAATGAGCCTTACCGATGCCAGGATGTGTTTTGAACGTCACGCTACTTCAAAGATTAAAACTGCTGAAGATCTTTTTAGTTTACAAACCAAAGGTTTTCGAGGAGAAGCCCTGGCTTCTATCGCCGCGATTGCCCACGTAGAATTAAAAACGAAACCTGAAGACGAAGAAGTAGGCACGCAAATTAAGGTAGAAGGCAGTAAGGTAGCCAATCAGGATGTTTGTGTTTGCCCAAAAGGAACATCGGTAAGTGTAAAGAACCTGTTTTATAATATTCCGGCGCGAAGAAATTTTCTGAAATCAGATTCGGTAGAAACCAGGCATATTATAGATGAATTTCAACGTGTGGCTTTGGCACATCCGCAAATTGCCTTCTCTTTATTTCATAACGGGAGTGAACTTTTTCAGCTTCCAGAAACTAATCACAGGCAGCGAATTACTAATATTTTTGGCGGAAAAACCAACGAAAAACTGGTGCCGGTAACCGAAGAAACAGAAATTGTTGAAATTTCTGGCTTTGTAGGTAAACCTGAATTCGCCAAGAAATCACGGGGAGAACAGTTCTTTTTTGTAAATAATCGATTCATAAAAAGTCCTTACTTAAATCACGCTGTTGTAGCTGCTTTTGAAGGTTTACTGAAGGATAAATCCTATCCCAGCTATTTTCTTTTCTTAAAAGTGGATCCTAAAAGTATAGATATCAATATTCATCCCACAAAAACTGAAATTAAGTTTGACGATGAACACGCGCTTTATGCGATTTTAAGAAGTGCTATAAAACATAGTTTGGGGCAGTTTAATGTAGCCCCTGTTTTAGATTTTGATCGGGATGCAAACCTGGACACGCCTTACGATTATAAAAATAGATCGGCCGAAGTGCCACAGGTAGAAGTAGATCGTAATTTTAATCCCTTCCAGGAAGAAAATGCAAGAACTCATAAAAGCTTTTCACATTCGTATTCTTCAAACTTTAAGAAAGAGCGGGGTGAAAGCTGGGAAAGTTTATACGCCGGTTTGCAAAGCGAAGATACGCCCAAGCCTGATAGTGATTTTAGGGAAATAGAATTTGAAAGTGAAGAAGTAACCGGAAATCTATTCCAACCTTCTGAAGATTCACAGGAAAAATCTACCTTTCAGCTTCATAAAAAATATATTGTGAGTACACTGAAAAGCGGGATTTTAGTGATAGATCAACACCGTGCGCATACCCGGATTTTATATGAAGAAATGCTGAAAAACATTACCGTTTCAGCCGCGGTGAGTCAGCAGTTGTTGTTTCCGCTTAATCTTCAGTTTAATACGCACGAAATAGAAATACTAAAACAACTACAGGATTCACTGGAACAAACAGGATTTGTTTTTTCCGAAGTGAAAAGTAATTCCGTAGAAATTGTAGGAATTCCAACGCTTATTTCAGAAAGTGAAGTAGAAATATTACTGGAACAACTTATTGCAGATTTTGAAAATGACGTGCCCGATAATGGTTTTTCACAAACCGATTTACTGGCAAAGTCGCTCGCAAAAGGAATGGCGGTAAAATCTGGAACACTTTTAAACAATACCGAGCAGCAACATATCGTTAACAGGTTGTTTGCTTGTAAAGAACCCGGGTTAAGCCCGTCTAACAGATCGGTTTTCGTTACTTTAACGGTAGACGAGCTGGATAAAAAATTTATGTAAATGGGAAGAATTACCGAAACTGTAAAAGTACTTTTAATCATCAACGTCATCTTTTTTGTTGGTAGCCAGTTTCTGGGCGATTATGCCTATCAATTATTTGCACTTTGGTTCTTTGAGAACGATAATTTTATGGCGTGGCAGTTTGTGAGCCATATGTTTATGCACGGCGGTCTTATGCATATTGTTTTTAATATGTATGCCCTTTGGGCGTTTGGTGGCCCTATAGAGCAAATGTTGGGGCAAAAGAAATTTATATTCTTTTACTTTTCAGCCGGGCTTGGAGCGGCTTTTTTACATACGCTGGTAAATTATATAGAATTTAAAACCGGTTATAATGCTTTGCTGGATGCCGGGATGAGTATGGGAAGTATAGAACAATTGCTTAAAACGGGAGAATACTCTACCGCAATACTTGATTCTGTACCACGGGAAACTTTGCAGGGGTTATATCAAAGTGTGAACACCCCGGCGGTGGGAGCATCGGGTGCTATCTATGGGATTCTTGTTGCTTTTGGAATGATGTTCCCCAATGTAGAATTATTCCTTTTATTTGTGCCGGTTCCTATTAAAGCGAAATTCTTTATTCCTGCACTTATTTTACTTGATTTATTTTCAGGATTAACCGGATATTCTTTATTTGGAGGAGGTATTGCTCACTTTGCTCACATTGGGGGAGCCTTGTTCGGCTTTATTATGATGTGGTACTGGAAGAAAAACCAGTTTAATCAAAATCGATGGGATTGATGAAAGGATCTGATAAATTCAAATATAAACTGCAAACCGCTACGGTTGTTGAAAAACTAATCGCAGTTAATGTGCTGGTTTTTCTGCTGTTTTATCTTTTTAGAACCTTAACCTTTTTGTTTCAGTTACCTTCAGATTTTTTACTGGAGTGGTTTTCTTTTCCGAAGGAATTAGGAGAATTTATTTTTAAGCCCTGGTCTATAATTACCTACGCTTTTTTACACGGGGGGATTTGGCATATTCTCTCTAATATGCTAATCTTATATTTCTCTGGAATTTATTTTCTGAATTATTTTTCACCCAAACGATTGCTTAATTATTTCTTCTTAGGGGTCATTATGGGGGCTTTGGTATATATGTTAAGTTATAATCTATTTCCTGCATTTCAGGCCACAGGGAGATCTTATTTAATAGGAGCTTCAGCAGGTGTGATGGCGGTTTTAGTGGGTATTGCTACTTATATTCCAAATATGCGGGTAAAACTGCTTTTAATAGGAAGCATCAAATTCTGGTATATCGCCGCTTTTTTGGTAGCCCTGGATGTTATTCAAATTCCTATGGGTAATGCCGGTGGGCATTTAGCCCATCTTGGTGGTGCCGCTTTAGGTTATGCTTACACTAAACAATTACAAAAGGGGAATGATATTGGTGCCTGGTTTGAAAAAATAATGGATAGCTTTGCTGCTTTGTTTCAACCTACCGAGCGCAAGGCCAAAATGAAAACTGTATACCGAAAAAATACCAATAAAAAATCTGCTGCAGCACAGCGTAAATCTACTTTTTCTAAGAAGTTGGATAAAGATGAAAAGCAAAAACAAATTGATGCTATTTTAGATAAAATAAGCAAAAGCGGTTATGATAGTTTGAGCAAAAGCGAGAAAGATTTTCTATTTAAAGCCGGTAAAGAAGATTAAATGAAGAATCTCGGACTCATAGATAAGATTATTTTTATCTTAAATTCCCTTGCTGCTACGGCGCTTTTATTATCGTATTTGCTTGCTTTTATCCCTCCAAAATCTTTTCCATTACTTTCAGTATTAAGCCTTGGGGTTCCGGTTTTAATTCTAATAAACCTGGTATTTATGGTTTATTGGATTATAAGGTTTAAAAGACAATTTCTATTATCTCTTATTATTTTGCTTGTGGGCTATAATTATGTGACCAATCTGTACCATTTTACGGGAGATACGCAAACTTCTGAAGAGGAGCTGAGCATTATGAGCTATAATGTTAGAATGTTTAACTCTTATGAATGGACAGATGAAAAGGATATTCCGGATAAAATAACGAATTTTATTAAGGAGAAAGATCCAGACATTCTATTAACCCAGGAACATACAGTAGATATAACTAATTTAAAAGAGATTTATCCTTACTATTTTGTTCATCGCAAAGGAAGAAATTCAGAATTTGGGTCAGCGATTTTCTCTAAGTATCCAATATTGGAGAAGATTTCTGTAGATTTTCCTCATAACGGTAACAATAATGCGATTTACACAGATGTCGTGGTGAAAGAAGATACCCTGCGAATTTTTAATGTTCATTTTCAATCCCTTAATATAAAACCAGATATAGGTTCACTTCGTAGAGAAGATTCTAAAAAATTGCTGGGTCGTATAGGTTACGGTTTTAGTTTACAGCAAGAGCAGGCCGAAATGATGATGGAGAAGGTTAATAAAACACCTTATAAAACCATAATCGCCGGTGATTTTAATAATACCGCTTTCTCCTACATTTATGAAATGATAAATAAAGAAGATAGGTTTACCGATGCTTTTTTACATTCGGGAGAAGGTTTTGGACAAACCTTTAAACTGAATTACTTCCCCTTAAGAATTGATTTTATTTGGGTTGATAATAACTTTCAAATAAACGACTATAAGCGATTTAAAAATGAATTTTCAGACCACTATCCTATTATAACCAAAATTAAAATTTAAGCTCCTGGGCTTCGAGGTAACTGGTAGTGTTTGGTCCTTCATTAAAAAGAAGGTCTAAAATACATAAATTAGGTAAAAAACCATGTTTCTCTTTAAAAACCTGGGTGTACTCTTCCTGATTAAATTTGAATTTCCCTTTAGCTTTAATCAAGGTTCGCAGATCTTTTTTATCTTCAGGATGAAGAATATATTCTGAAGTTTTCCTGAAATCAAAATCCAGCTGAAGTGAATCTGTAATAAATTCCAGACAGGCATAATTGAAATCTAAGAGATAATCGAATTTCTTATGATAGAGAGGATAAATATCATCTTCATAAAATTCGAAAAAAGGCGACGTCTGGTAAGAAGCTTTTAAGGCCCGCCAATGTTGCTTTTGCCATTCAAAATCGTTTTCAATTTTAACTTCTTTATAAAGTTGATGCTTTCCGGCTTCTTTAGGTTCGCCGGTTAAAGCAGAACGATGTTTAATAGGAATATTCAGCAGTAATTTCCCATTGGAATCATAGATATACATCCGGTTTCTATAGGTTTGCTTTTGGTAATTATCTTCATTTTCAAAAAAGACTTTATCTGCATTTACCAGCGCAACAAATTGAGAAACCGGCCCGAAATAGGCCGGATGTATTAAAATTTCTTCCATTTAGGCGTTTTTCCTGCGTTTTTTGAAGTAATTGAAAGCGATAATTATAACTACTAATATCAGGAAATAGGGGAGGTAAGAAGTTGGTGTTGCATCTCCCTTTACCGTTGTAAAAACGCGATCCCATCTAATTTTATTAAAGAAGCCCTGGGCGTTGGTATCCCAGCTCATCCATACAAAAACAGGTTTTCCTACTACGTGATTTTCGGGAACAAAGCCCCAGGTACGGCTGTCTTCACTGTTATGGCGGTTATCACCCATCATCCAGTAATAATTCTGCTTAAAAGTGTAAGAATTTGTGGGTTGCCCATTTAATAAAACCTGGGTTCCGTTAAGGCTTAGTTTGTTATTTATTCCCATTTCACTCCCTTCGTAAGTTTCTATAACTCGCTTGTAGAAGGGCATTGATTCAGCAGTAAGATCTACCGTGGCACCTTCTTCGGGAATATAAATTGGGCCCATATAGTCGTTATTCCAATTTAGCTTTCCATTATTGGGAAAAATGCTTCGATCTTTAGACCCTAAGGAATCAGAGTATCTTTCAATACTGGTAACGTTAGGATGATTTTTAATTCGATTATATGCAGCTTCGGTTAAAGCTTTTATATAAAACTGATTTGTGTTTGAATCGTGATAATAACCATCGGTGATATCATATTCTTCATATAAATAGCGAGGATTAAAACCTTGTCCGTTGGTAGTACCAATATAAGTGAACTGGGTTTTTGCACGCCCCGGAAGCTGAAGCGGCTCGTTATTTACCACCACTTTTCCTGCGCGAACCTCTAGCGAATCCCCGGGAATTCCAACAGCACGTTTTACGTAGTTAGATTTCTTGTCTATGGGTTTATAATAATATTTCCCATCTCCATATTGTTGAAAAGCGTTTACCGTATCTACGGGCCAGTTAAATACTACAATATCGTTTCGTTCTATCTCTTCAAAACCCGGTAATCTTAAATATGGGATTTGAGGGTCGGTTAAGTAAGATTTCACTCCTAAAACCGGAATTGTATCGTGAACCATAGGAAACGCAACCGCTGTTCTCGGTAACCTTGCACCATAATGAAACTTACTTACAAACAAAAAATCCCCAACCAGTAAGGTTTTCTCCAAAGAGGAAGTTGGGATGGTGAATGGTTGCATCACATAGGTATGCACAATGGTTGCGGCAATTACTGCAAAAAGTATAGAGCTTATCCATTCGCCGGCAGCGGTTCCTGGTTTCAGGCTTCGATCTTCAATATATTTTACATCGGTTGCATAATTAATGTAGTAAATATAAAAACCGAGTGTTATAATAGCTAAAATAGTATCTGTGGTACTATGCCGTCCATAACTTCTAATGGTTTCTACCCAAATTACCGGGAACATAATGAGGTTTACAATAGGGATAAACAGAAGGATCACCCACCACCATGGGCGGTTTATGATTTTCATTAAAATTACTGCATTGTAAATAGGAATTGCGGCTTCCCAGGCTTGTCTTCCCGCTTTTTGATAAAGTTTCCAGGTACCTGCAAAGTGAATAACCTGAACCAGCAGAAAAAAGAGAAACCATTGTGTAAACGTCATATTTTTATTCTTTGCTTATTAGTAACAAAATCCACTCTTTGTTACTATATTTTGTTTAAAATTGGCTGGAAAGTACATCTTGCATGGTGAATACTCCTTTTTTATCTTTAAGCCATTCAGCAGCAATTACTGCACCCAGGGCAAATCCCTGTCGCGAATTTGCGGTATGCATAATTTCTATAGAATCTATTTTAGATTTATAAGAAACGGTATGAGTGCCGGGCACGTCCTCAATTCTTTTTGCTTTAATCGGGATTTCATCGGCTGCAGCGTGATCCAGTTGCCAATTGTTCTTTTTATCGTTTTCAGAAACTATTTGTTGGGCCAAACTTATAGCGGTACCGCTTGGGGCGTCTTGTTTTTGTGTATGATGAATTTCTTCAATTTCAACGGCATAATCATCCATACCGTTCATCATTTTGGCTAATTTTTTATTCAGCTCAAAGAATAAATTTACGCCTACACTAAAGTTTGAAGCATAAATAAAAGCGCTATCTTCTTTTTTGCAAATTTCTGTAGCCTTTTCATAATCATCAAGCCAGCCTGTAGTTCCACAAACTACCGGGATATTATTTTTAAAACAAGTAGTGATATTTTTAAACGCTGCTTTAGGAACGCTAAAGTCTATAGCAACATCAATTTCCATCTTATCTATCTCGAAAGTATCAATATCTTCTTCGAGCTTCAAAACAATTTCGTGTCCACGGTTTGCTGCAATCTCTTCGATTGTTTTCCCCATTTTTCCGTAACCTAAAAGTGCTATTTTCATCTCTATAAGTTTTTAAGCTATGTTTTAATCTTTTGCAATACGATTAAAACGATAACAAATATTACTATCTATTTTTACTCGATAATCGAAATTTAATGCTCCGAGGCTTGCCTCAAAATTAAAATATTGTTTCCTATGTATGCCTCATGGGCTTGCCCCGAGGTAGTTTACTAAAATCTATAATTTAGGGATACTCCATATTTGGATTTGCCCGTAAAATTATCGAATTCCATATTAGGTTTTAAACTAAGATCTTCACTAACATTAAATTGCTGTAGGTGTGCGTCTACATTGGCATCTATAATATTCAAGACATAAAATCCTGCGATTACCAATATCGATATTTCTTTATTTCTGCGGTAAAATTCCTGGGCTCTTATTAGCCCATCGTCAGTTATTCTTTGATCCCCGTCTACAGTAAATTCATCTTTCCTGCCGGCGAGTCGATTTTTATAAGCATCTCTATATCGGTTCCATTCTTTATTGTTATTGATATAGAAATATACTCCGGTTCCAATTCCTGCATAAACGAGAGGGATTTTCCAATAACGGCCATTATATGCCTGTCCTAAGCCGGGTAGAATAGCCGAATAAAATGCAGCTTTAGCGGGTGCCAGCGCATTGTAAGGTTTATAATCTTTTTCTTCTGAAACAGTATCTGGTACTTCAGGAGTTTCAACTCTTAAAGAATCTTCCTGGGCTGTAAGTTTGAAAACGAACAACAGAAAAAAGAGAAATGATAGTACCCGATTAGTCTTCACCCTGAATAAGTTTTTTTAGTCGCATAAAATCTTCTTCGGAAGTAAAAGGAATACTAAGTTTTCCCGAGCCTTTTTTAGTGACTTTAACATCAACTTTTGTCCTGAGATATTCTGAAAATTCTTTGATTCCTTTTTTATAAGAAGTAGGGACTGAAGCTGCTTTCTTAGTAGATTTTGAAGCTTTCGCACCTTCGTTTACTTCACGTACTAATTGCTCGGTCTCTCTAACCGATAAAGACTTTTGAAGTATTTTTTCGTAAATATCTAATTGCTTCTGCGGATCGTTCACATTTATAAGTGCACGGCCGTGGCCCATACTCATAAACCC is a window of Salegentibacter salegens DNA encoding:
- a CDS encoding pseudouridine synthase; the protein is MHRHFKIYKPYGYLSQFITNERPRKKKKLLGDLGDFPVDTMSIGRLDQDSEGLLFLTTNGKLSAKINGNKIEKEYYVQVDGQITPEAIEKLQFGVEISINGKSYKTMPCEAYILENRPTFPARAKKIRDERHGPTSWISVTLNEGKFRQVKKMTAAVGFPTLRLVRVRIGNEKLNGMDAGEVIELPAFSY
- a CDS encoding DUF721 domain-containing protein is translated as MKKRNSENQSLSEVLQEFVDHNKLQSGLDKVSVKDVWYREMGPAIEKYTTAIKLQNETLFVQLSSSVLREELSYGKEKIITMLNRELGKDLIKKLVLR
- the recF gene encoding DNA replication/repair protein RecF (All proteins in this family for which functions are known are DNA-binding proteins that assist the filamentation of RecA onto DNA for the initiation of recombination or recombinational repair.), with protein sequence MFLKHLSLVNYKNLDSASFEFDTKINCFVGNNGVGKTNVLDSIYHLAFGKSYFNPITSQNINHEAEFFVVEGHFEKSEKDEHILVSAKRGQKKVIKRNNKPYEKFSEHIGFIPTVIISPADRDLIIEGSETRRKFIDGVISQSDNVYLNKLIQYGKINAQRNSLLKYFAANHSFDRDTLEVYNLQLSDLGQYIFEKRKAFLEEFIPIFNKRYADITKNEEQVDISYKSQLFDSNLENLLEANLQKDMALQYTSVGTHKDDLSFEIEGHPIKKFGSQGQQKSFLVALKLAQFDFIKAISKVNPILLLDDIFDKLDEQRVAHIVALVATNQLGQIFISDTHAERTEAVVKSSNQSYKIFKL
- a CDS encoding tetratricopeptide repeat protein; protein product: MATYKKKGYKPSNKEEQQQQVEDESTTAEVFNTLDEGAGRTETWVAENQKYIYIIVAVAIVAVLGYLGYERFVSEPKQEEAANEMAQAQNYFASALNATGAERDSLFTMSLNGGEGKYGFIDIIDNYGSTDAANLATYNAGFAYLNTGNYQEAINYLEDFNSDDEVLAALATGGIGDAFMQLEQPEEALGYYEKAASMRSNEFTTPKFLLKAAITALEVGQPADAEEHLQKIKDEYPEAPEAEQVPIYMGQARAAKQ
- the ribH gene encoding 6,7-dimethyl-8-ribityllumazine synthase, whose amino-acid sequence is MATEGNNLSDYDKDKLPDASDFRIGIVVSEWNEKITEGLYEGAYNALIENKVQPKRIVRWNVPGSFELIYGCKKMQESFDMLDAIIAIGSVIEGETKHFDFVCEGVTQGIKDLNVQNDTPIIFCVLTDQNMQQAIDRSGGKHGNKGTEAAIAAIKMAKLRQDARY
- the mutL gene encoding DNA mismatch repair endonuclease MutL, whose product is MTDIIQLLPDHVANQIAAGEVVQRPASVVKELVENAIDAGSGNIQVVIKDAGKTLIQVVDDGKGMSLTDARMCFERHATSKIKTAEDLFSLQTKGFRGEALASIAAIAHVELKTKPEDEEVGTQIKVEGSKVANQDVCVCPKGTSVSVKNLFYNIPARRNFLKSDSVETRHIIDEFQRVALAHPQIAFSLFHNGSELFQLPETNHRQRITNIFGGKTNEKLVPVTEETEIVEISGFVGKPEFAKKSRGEQFFFVNNRFIKSPYLNHAVVAAFEGLLKDKSYPSYFLFLKVDPKSIDINIHPTKTEIKFDDEHALYAILRSAIKHSLGQFNVAPVLDFDRDANLDTPYDYKNRSAEVPQVEVDRNFNPFQEENARTHKSFSHSYSSNFKKERGESWESLYAGLQSEDTPKPDSDFREIEFESEEVTGNLFQPSEDSQEKSTFQLHKKYIVSTLKSGILVIDQHRAHTRILYEEMLKNITVSAAVSQQLLFPLNLQFNTHEIEILKQLQDSLEQTGFVFSEVKSNSVEIVGIPTLISESEVEILLEQLIADFENDVPDNGFSQTDLLAKSLAKGMAVKSGTLLNNTEQQHIVNRLFACKEPGLSPSNRSVFVTLTVDELDKKFM
- a CDS encoding rhomboid family intramembrane serine protease, with translation MGRITETVKVLLIINVIFFVGSQFLGDYAYQLFALWFFENDNFMAWQFVSHMFMHGGLMHIVFNMYALWAFGGPIEQMLGQKKFIFFYFSAGLGAAFLHTLVNYIEFKTGYNALLDAGMSMGSIEQLLKTGEYSTAILDSVPRETLQGLYQSVNTPAVGASGAIYGILVAFGMMFPNVELFLLFVPVPIKAKFFIPALILLDLFSGLTGYSLFGGGIAHFAHIGGALFGFIMMWYWKKNQFNQNRWD
- a CDS encoding rhomboid family intramembrane serine protease, with product MKGSDKFKYKLQTATVVEKLIAVNVLVFLLFYLFRTLTFLFQLPSDFLLEWFSFPKELGEFIFKPWSIITYAFLHGGIWHILSNMLILYFSGIYFLNYFSPKRLLNYFFLGVIMGALVYMLSYNLFPAFQATGRSYLIGASAGVMAVLVGIATYIPNMRVKLLLIGSIKFWYIAAFLVALDVIQIPMGNAGGHLAHLGGAALGYAYTKQLQKGNDIGAWFEKIMDSFAALFQPTERKAKMKTVYRKNTNKKSAAAQRKSTFSKKLDKDEKQKQIDAILDKISKSGYDSLSKSEKDFLFKAGKED
- a CDS encoding endonuclease/exonuclease/phosphatase family protein; translation: MKNLGLIDKIIFILNSLAATALLLSYLLAFIPPKSFPLLSVLSLGVPVLILINLVFMVYWIIRFKRQFLLSLIILLVGYNYVTNLYHFTGDTQTSEEELSIMSYNVRMFNSYEWTDEKDIPDKITNFIKEKDPDILLTQEHTVDITNLKEIYPYYFVHRKGRNSEFGSAIFSKYPILEKISVDFPHNGNNNAIYTDVVVKEDTLRIFNVHFQSLNIKPDIGSLRREDSKKLLGRIGYGFSLQQEQAEMMMEKVNKTPYKTIIAGDFNNTAFSYIYEMINKEDRFTDAFLHSGEGFGQTFKLNYFPLRIDFIWVDNNFQINDYKRFKNEFSDHYPIITKIKI